From Pseudomonas fluorescens, one genomic window encodes:
- a CDS encoding cysteine hydrolase family protein has product MHALLILDMQVGLFHGSDAPWRGEGLLANINLMLDKAHQAGAPVFLARHVGPPGSPIEPGSPLTCLIPELALQGDEIIFEKNRPSAFARTDFAQRLRELGVSTLLIAGMKTQYCVDSTCRAARDLGFDALLVEDAHGCSDTATLSAEAIIAHHNATLAGPFCRLVQSADWQFPRGEQP; this is encoded by the coding sequence ATGCACGCACTCTTGATCCTCGACATGCAAGTCGGCCTGTTCCACGGCTCGGACGCGCCCTGGCGCGGCGAAGGCCTGCTGGCCAATATCAATCTAATGCTGGACAAGGCCCACCAGGCCGGAGCGCCGGTGTTTCTCGCAAGGCATGTCGGCCCGCCCGGCTCACCGATCGAGCCCGGCAGCCCGTTGACCTGTTTGATTCCGGAATTGGCGTTGCAGGGCGATGAAATCATCTTTGAAAAAAACCGCCCCAGCGCCTTTGCCCGCACTGACTTCGCCCAGCGCCTGCGTGAGCTCGGCGTATCGACGCTGCTGATCGCCGGCATGAAGACCCAATACTGCGTCGACAGCACCTGCCGCGCCGCCCGCGACCTGGGCTTCGACGCGCTGCTGGTGGAAGACGCCCATGGTTGCAGCGACACCGCGACACTCAGCGCCGAGGCGATCATCGCCCATCACAATGCAACCCTGGCCGGGCCGTTCTGCCGACTGGTGCAAAGCGCCGACTGGCAATTCCCTCGAGGAGAACAGCCATGA
- a CDS encoding GNAT family N-acetyltransferase, whose product MSLLIRLAGAADASAISQVVLAALRESNAADYSPEIIEQVAANFSPAAILGLLEQRQVFVATNDQQVIATASLDRDVVRSVFVDPRHQGSGVGRQLMAAIHQAATLAGIDTLRVPSSLTAEGFYRRLGYEVRGEQLHGAERTIIMQKHLPARTA is encoded by the coding sequence ATGAGCCTGCTGATTCGCCTGGCCGGCGCCGCCGATGCCAGCGCCATCAGCCAGGTGGTGTTGGCCGCATTGCGTGAGTCCAACGCCGCTGATTACTCGCCGGAGATCATCGAGCAGGTCGCCGCGAACTTCTCGCCGGCGGCGATCCTCGGCTTGCTCGAGCAGCGTCAGGTTTTTGTGGCGACCAACGATCAGCAGGTGATCGCCACCGCCAGCCTCGACCGCGATGTGGTACGCAGTGTGTTCGTCGACCCTCGGCATCAGGGCAGCGGCGTTGGGCGGCAATTGATGGCGGCGATTCATCAAGCCGCCACCCTCGCCGGCATCGACACCCTGCGCGTGCCCTCTTCGCTGACCGCCGAGGGCTTTTACCGCAGGCTTGGTTACGAGGTGCGGGGCGAGCAGCTTCACGGCGCCGAACGCACGATCATCATGCAAAAGCACCTGCCTGCACGTACGGCGTGA
- a CDS encoding DJ-1/PfpI family protein translates to MHIAIVTFEGFNELDSLIALGVLNRIKTPGWRVSIASPTLRVRSMNGLLIESQSTLQQASAADAVIIGSGALTREAVADSALMAQLQLDPERQLLAAQCSGALVLARLGLLHNVPACTDLTTKPWVQAAGVEVLNQAFFARGNVATAGGCLASTYLAAWIIARLQGEEAARNAVHYVAPVGEKEHYVERAMANITPYVQAGAFA, encoded by the coding sequence ATGCACATCGCTATCGTCACCTTTGAAGGTTTCAACGAACTCGATTCCCTGATTGCCCTCGGCGTGCTGAACCGGATCAAGACTCCCGGCTGGCGGGTATCGATCGCCAGTCCGACGCTGCGGGTGCGCTCGATGAACGGGCTGTTGATCGAGTCCCAATCGACCTTGCAGCAAGCCAGTGCCGCCGATGCGGTGATCATCGGCAGCGGCGCGCTGACCCGCGAAGCCGTGGCCGACTCGGCGTTGATGGCGCAGTTGCAACTCGACCCCGAACGCCAGTTGCTGGCGGCCCAGTGTTCCGGGGCCCTGGTGCTGGCCAGACTCGGCCTGCTGCACAACGTGCCGGCCTGCACCGACCTGACCACCAAACCCTGGGTCCAGGCGGCGGGTGTCGAGGTGCTGAACCAGGCGTTTTTCGCCCGAGGCAATGTCGCCACCGCCGGCGGCTGCCTGGCCTCGACTTACCTGGCGGCGTGGATCATTGCCCGTCTGCAGGGCGAGGAAGCGGCGCGCAACGCCGTGCACTACGTCGCACCGGTGGGCGAGAAGGAGCACTACGTCGAGCGCGCCATGGCCAATATCACGCCGTACGTGCAGGCAGGTGCTTTTGCATGA